The nucleotide window CCACCATGCCCGGCAATTCGCTGCGGCCCTTGACGCCGCCGAACGCCGTGCCGCGCCAGACCCGGCCCGTGACCAGCTGGAACGGACGGGTCGAAATCTCATGCCCCGCTCCGGCCACGCCGATCACGGTGCATTCGCCCCAGCCCTTGTGGCACGACTCGAGCGCGGCGCGCATCAGGCCGACATGGCCGACCGCCTCGAACGTGTAGTCGAGCCCGCCATCGGTCATCTCGACCAGAACCTCCTGGATCGGAGCGTCGTAATCCTTCGGGTTGATGCACTCGGTCGCGCCGAGCGCCTTTGCCAGCAGGAACTTCGACGGGTTGATGTCGATGCCTATGATCTTCGAGGCGCCCGACATGACGGCCCCCTGGATCACGGCCATGCCGACCGCGCCAAGCCCGAAGACAGCAACCGTCGCGCCGGCCTCGACCTTGGCGGTGTTGCGTACCGCGCCCATGCCCGTGGGAACCGCGCAGCCCATCACCGACGCCTTAGACAGTGGCGCCTCTTTCGAGATCTTCGCCACCGAGATTTCGGGCAGTACGGTGTATTCGCTGAACGTGCTGGTGCCCATGTAATGCAGGATCTGCTTGCCCTTGTAGGAAAAGCGCGAGGTACCATCCGGCATCACGCCTGCGCCTTGGGTCTTGCGGATGGTCTGGCACAGGTTGGTCTTGCCGGACTTGATGTAGGGGCAATTCGGGTCCTCGGGCACATAGAGCGGGATCACGTGGTCACCCGGTTTGACAGAGGTCACGCCTTTGCCGACCTCCTCGACGACGCCACAGCCTTCATGGCCGAGGACGCAAGGAAAAAGGCCCTCCGGGTCTTCGCCCGACAGCGTGAAGACGTCGGTATGGCAAAGGCTTGTCGTTACGATCCGGACCAGAACCTCACCCTCCTTCGGGCCTTCGAGGTCGATCTCCTCGATTTCAAGCGGGCGGTTCGGTTCCCATGCGATGGCGGCACGTGTCTTCATGTTTTTGTCTCCCGGAATGGTATTTCAGTGAAGGATGTTGCTCTCAGGTTCGTCCGCTGGGTCGTCGATCGGGTCGAGGACGAGAACGAGGCGCGTTTCCCCCGTGCCTTCGATCGGGGGCGAGCGATGCAGCAAGCCTGAATCGGGTGTCACGGGCCAGAGCGTGCCACGCATGACGAAGGGCGAGCCGGTCGGGACGGTGTGGATCGTCTGCGGGTCTGCGTTTCCATCTGCGGTCACGCCGTACTGCGTGCCGGTGCCGCGATACGTGCAGATGAGCCGCGCGGTGATCCGGTCGACGTGAAAGCGGCGGCAGGCATTGCCGTCGACCACATCGAGGCGCAGGCGCAGCCAGCGGGCGTCCATGACATCCGAGAACATGTCGGAGAGCGCCGAAATGTCGTCGATCAGGCGGCGCCGCTCCGGGCCGTCCGGCAGGCGCGCGTTGTCGCAGGCCGCGGTGACCGCATTGTGAACCGCGGCGGGGCGCAGAATGACCCGTGCCCACGGAAGCCGGGCGGGTTTGAGCCCGTCGATCCAGGTCTGGAACGAGTCGAGCGGCTTGCGGTCCCAAATGACACCGCCGACGCCAGCGTCCCGGACCTCCCGCACACCCTGAAGCGACGTGGTGGTGACCACGCCGTGGTTGCCGGCGGGTTCGATAACCTTGTGGACCGTCATGCCGCGGCCCTCCGCCAGGCGGGGAACGGGTCGGGCAGGTCGGGCAGGTGGTCCGGTCCCGGTGCCACGCTTTCGGGCACCAGCGCCGCGTCCAGCCGCGCCTTCAGCGCCGGCCAGTCGATACCGGCCCCGATGAACACGATCTCCTGCCGGCGGTCGCCCCACGGCTCTTGCCAGTGCGCCCTCAAGTACTCCTGCGCGGCGGCGTGGTCGGGGTGTCGCTCCTTGGGCACCGTGGCCCACCATTGGCCCAGCGGGGTGACCGATGACAGCGCCCCGGCCAGCGAATATTCCGCCACCCAGTCGGGCCGGGTGGCGATCCAGAAATGCCCCTTGGCCCGGATCACGCCGGGCAGGTTGCCATTGAGGATTTCAAGGACTTTTTCGGGGTGGAACGGCTGCCGCGCGCGATAGACGAAGGACGCGACGCCGTATTCCTCGGTTTCGGGCACATGATCGGCAAAGCCGTAGAGTTCCTTGGCCCACATCGGGTGCTCGTGCGCTTTCTCGAAATCGAATAGCCCGGTGTCGAGGATGGCGTCCGCGGCGACGTCGGAATGATCGGTCTCGATGATCCGGGCGTCGGCGTTCAGGCTGCGGATGATCTTGCGCGCCGCATCGGTGCGCTCGGGCCCCGCGTCGGAGACCTTGTTGAGCACCACGACATCGGCAAACTCGATCTGGTCTGTCAACAGGTGAACCAGCGTGCGCTCGTCCTCCTCGCCCATGGTCTCGCCCCGGTCGCTGAGGAAATCGTGGCTGGAGTAGTCCTTGAGCAGGTTCACAGCGTCGACCACCGTGACCATGGTATCGAGGCGCGAGACATCCGACAGGCTGTCGCCGTCCTCGTCGCGGAAATCGAAGGTCGCGGCCACCGGCAGCGGTTCGGAAATGCCGGTCGATTCGATCAGCAGATAGTCGAAGCGTCCCTCGCCGGCGAGCCTGCGGACCTCGTCCAGCAGGTCGTCGCGGAGGGTGCAGCAGATGCAGCCATTGCTCATCTCCACGAGCGTTTCGTCGGTGTGGCTGAGGTTGGCGCCGCCTTCGCGCACGAGGTCGGCGTCGATGTTCACCTCGGACATGTCGTTGACGATCACGGCAACACGTCGGCCCTCGCGGTTGTTGAGGACGCGGTTCAGGAGCGTCGTCTTCCCGGCGCCGAGAAAGCCGGAAAGCACGGTGACGGGGAGGCGGGAGTCTGTCTGTGTCATGCGATGCCTTTGCTTAATGTTATATCATAACGTTTAACCTGCCACTTGGCGGTCGCCAACCCCTCCAATTGGCGCAATCGGAAGAAATCATGCACATGAGGCGGCGCTGATGCGGCTCCGTCCCGCGCCGCGCGCCACCAATGCGGTTGTCATCAGCGCCCTGTTCGGGAGCGCGACGGGATGCTCCGGTGCCGCTTTGACGCCGATCACGCCATCGGCGAGATGACCGACCGTCTCAGAGACTTTCCTAAGCCGCGTCGGACCTACGATGTCCACTATGCACCGTGCCGTCGCCTACACGCCTCTGACAGATCAGGGCGGACCATCGCTTGGTGCCCGGGAAGTTTTGCGGGGCAACCTTTCAGGGCAAGAGGCCTCGCAGCGGCCCCCCGCCGCCGATGGTACTTCACGCGCGTGTCAGGAGGACGATCTGCAGTTGGCGATGCTCTCGCCAAGAGAACGAATGAGCGCCGGATGAAAGCCCGGCCCGGTGTCAAACTCGAGGCCGAGGGGGTCGATCACCGTGGTCCGTGCCTCGGTCCCCTCGTCGAGCCCGGTGAGATCGTGACATTCGTCGGCCCGAACGGCTCGGGAAAGTCGACGCTGATCCTGCGTTGTGAGCCAAGGCTTACAGGATTGCGGCGATGTCGCCCTCGGTGACGTCTGCGATCGGTTTGTGGACCGTCGTGTGTATCTCTCGCAAACCGAGGTGAACGATTCGGATTTCGGTGGTGAAGCCCTCGCATCCGGGGTCTGTGCAGTAAGCCTCGCGCACGGAAACGAGGCATTGCATCCCGGCCCCCAGGTGCCACCGGATCATGCTTTTGACACGCTGAACGTGCCAGAAGGTTCGCGACGCGTCACGAAAGGATCTGCTGATCACCTTTGCCCACCTTGCCTCCCACGACTCATCAATTCCTTCCGGTCGCGGCCTCTCCGACAGAGTGGCCGTCTTTGGCGATCACGCATCCCACGGGCGGGTTGGGCCAGACATGACCCCGCATCTGTTCAGCCAGGTGCAAGGCGCGCCGCATCAAATGCAGGTCAGAGCTGGGTCGGATTTGGAGCATCGCCGTACACCTCGTCAGGATCGAACGTCTTTGCGTCTTCCAGATATTTCAGGGACTGACCGGCTTCCTGACCTACTGGCACCGCTCGATAAAAACAGGATCGGTATCCAACGTGGCAAGATGCGCCCGACCCCGAGACTTCGACCCGCAACCAGATCGCGTCCTGATCATCGTCGATCCGTGCTTCGACGACGTTCTGCACAAGACCGGACGTCGCGCCCTTGTGCCAGAGAACCTGCCGGGCGCGGCTGAAATAGTGGGCTTCGCCCGACTCGAGCGTCCGGCGCAGCGCCTCGGCGTTCATCCACCCGAGCATGAGCACCTCTCCGGACCTTGCATCGGACGTGATGCAGGGCATCAGGCCATCCGATCCGAATTTCGGCGCCAATTCATATCCCTCTTCGATCTGCTCGACGGTTTCACGTGACCCGAACTTCACTTTGTTCATCTCCGCTCCTTGCGATATGTCAGGTTATAACGTACCGTTCGTTGCGCGGCAGGCCAGAATTGTAAAGAGGCACGCATGGCGACCGAAACCTCTGACGACCGGATACCCGTGACCTTGCTCACGGGCTTCCTTGGATCAGGAAAGACAACTCTGCTGAATAACCTCATCCGTGACCCCGACGCCGGTAGGATCGCTGTGGTCATGAACGAGTTCGGCGATGTCGGGCTGGACCACGATCTGATCGAAGAAGCGACCGAAGAAACTGTCCTGATGCAATCGGGCTGCATTTGTTGCTCTATCCGCAGCGACCTTGTCGAGACCATGCGGGCGCTCTTGGACAGAAGGAAAGGGGGCGACCTCGCGTTCGACCGAGTGGTCATCGAAACGACAGGCATCGCCGATCCGGGGCCTATCCTTCATACCCTGGTCGTAGACCAGCAGATCGCTCCGTCCTTCCGAATGGATGGAGTGGTGACTCTTGCCGATGCTGCCGTAGGGCCTCGCACGCTCGATGCCCAGTTCGAGGCGGTGCACCAGATCGCGACGGCCGACCTGGTTGTCGTGACCAAGACCGATCTTGTCACGCCGGACGAGGTTGAGCGGTTCGAAGCTCGTATCGAGGGCCTCAACGCCACGGCCCGCCGCATACACGCCGAGCATGGACGGGTCCCGCCGGGCGCGCTGTTCGGCCTGTCGGCCCTGCGTCCGAGCGTGACATCGGGCGATATCTCGGATTGGCTCGGCACCGAGCCGTCAAAGCCGGACCCGCTTGCGGGGCTTTCGGGCTTTGCCCGGCAAAGCAGCAAGCCGGCCTCACTCCCGTTTGGACAGGCCGGACATCACGCGCATCATGATCATCGGATCTCATCAGCGGCGATTGAAGTCGAAGACCCAATCCCGGCCGGCATCTTTGATTTCTGGCTCGACACCCTGATCGCGATAAAGGGGCCGGATATCCTGCGGATCAAGGGGATCCTGCATGTGGAAGGCCTGGAGCTGCCCTTCGTGTTCCACGGCGTGCAGCACATCTTTGACACGCCGGTACATGTCCGATCCTGGTCCGGGACCGACACGACCAGCCGGGTCGTGGTCATCGCGCGGGACACGGATGCAAAGGGCCTGCAAAAAAGCCTCGAAATCCTGCGTACGCGCCCGAAGGAGGATGGGTCGGATGCGGATGGCATGATGGTGCATACGACAGGGATGTCATTCTGAAAGATGATGCGGCTGCAAAATTCGTCTACCCTTGAAGGAGGGCCGTGCACTCCGCGTGAGACGGGCCATGCGTCTGGCGTCGAGCGCCTTGCTCCCATCGGGAGAGTATATTGACTATAACCGAAGACGACCTTGCCAAGGCACGCGGCTCCTGGGGCGACGGGCTTGTTGCAATCGCGACAGCCTACGAGGCCGGCGGGTTCGACCGGGCGAAGCGGATCGCCGAGCAGATCATAGACTCGGCTTATGCGTTCGACTTCGGGCCCGTCCTGTTCAAGCCGACGCTGAGCGGTGGCGAGAAGACCTTTCGCACGACCAGAAAAGGCGCACTGTCCTATTTCGTCGGAAATGACCCCGAGTATCCCCTCGACGCCGGGTTTGCCCTTCGGGGATGGCGGCAGACCCGCTCGGAAACCGCCGCAAGCGTCATTGACGGGGCCTGCGCCATGTGGATGGGATGGTTCTTCTTCACGGACAAGGATGGCGATGTCGTGAAGACCGACAAGAGCTTTGGATACCGTAAGGATCCAGAGGGCGGTCTGCGCATCGTGCTGCACCACTCGTCCTTGCCGTTCGAAGTCCAGACCCAAGGGTCGTGAAGCGGCACGCCACTACGCGTTTTCGGCACGTCGTCAAACCGGCCAGGCCAATAGCCACCGCGCGCGGCGGTGGCTATCGTTCGTATTGGATCGGGGTCTCTGCCTCGCGTAACCGTCTGTTCCGCAACACGGAACGTCAGGTCCTTGCAGGGCGCATCAGAACTTGAGATTTGCCGTCAGGCTGACCGAGCGGCCCGGTTCCGTCAACGCGATCACGTTACCCAGCCCGACCCCGTCCGACGAGCGGCTGGTGTAGGTCGTGTCAAAGATGTTGCGAACGTCCAGCCGCATCTGCAAACGGTCGAAGCTGCTTGGCGTGTAGGTCGCGTAGAGGTTGGCGACCTCGTAGCCCGACAGCGGCACCGGCGTGTCGCGGTTCTTGAATGCAATTTCCGCCGTGCCGCCGAGGGTCCACTCGTTGGTGATATCGACAGCGCCTTCCAGTGCGATCGCCTTGCCGACCGGGCGGCCAAGGTAATAGGCGGTCGAGCCGATTGTCGTGCTGTTCAGGTCGACATCGGCATCGGTATAGTTCGCCCGGATGAAGCCGTTGGCCCACGTGTACCCGACCGATGCTTCCCAGCCCTTGGAGGACAGGTCGGCAATCTCACCCCGGTCGCCGCCCGAGGGCAGCACGGCGTTGATGTCGTTCACGTAGGTCTCGAAATAGGCACCGCTCAGCTGCCACGGTCCCTGCTCATACCGAAGACCGATCCGGCCCGCATCCGACCGCGACGTGGTGAACCCGGCATAGGTCCACGGCGCGCCGAAATTGATCAGCGCCGCCTCGCCCAGCTCGTACCCGCCCCAGCTATGGGCATAGCCCGCGTTCAGGGTCAGCGCATCGGTAATCTTGTAATCGACCGACCCGTTGGCGCTGAACCCGTCATCCTTGAAGGTCTGGCCGTTGGCGGCCTCGAACTCCTGCCAGTCGTAACGCGCGCCATATGACACCGACACGCGCTCGCCGACATCCTGCCGCGCCTGCGCGAATATCCCGATGTTCCAGTGATCCTCGCGCCCGGAACTGCCGAACGGGCCCGGACCACGGCCAAAGCCCGAGGCGGACTCGTCGAAGAAATCGACACCCACCGACAGGTCCCCACCGGCAATGGCAAAGCGGTTCTTGAACGTCCCGCTGAAGCTTTCGTTTGTGCCGAAGACACCCGACGCGTCGACCTCCTGTTCGTTGTAGCTCAGTTGGAAGAACGGATCGAACCAGTCCGAGGCACTGTCCTTGGTATAGGTCAGCGTATAGGACGTGCGCTTCGAAAGGGCCGGCACAAGCACGCTGGGCCGTCCGGTGACGCCTGCGAAGTCGGGCCGGATGAAGATGATGCCGCCCGGCCCCGCCTGTCCGGCCCGTAGGCCTGTGTCCTCGGTCTGGGACGCCGCGAATTCCAGGCGGTGCCCCGTGGGCGAGGTATAGGCGAACTTGCCCAGGTAGCTGGTCAGATCCGCCTCCGAGCCGGGAACGGTCACGCCGCTGCCATCCTCGTAGCTGCCACTGTCCGACCGCGTGCCGCTCAGCAGGTATTCAAACCCGCCGCTGCGCCCGAACAGCGTCAGCCCGGCGCGCACCTGGTCCTCGTTCGTGCCGAAGGTCAACGTCGTCATGCCGCCGAAATTGTCGCCCTCCTCCAGCAGGTCGGCGGCGTCCTTGGTCTCGTAGGCCAGCGACCCGGCCAGCGCGTTCGGTCCCGCATCCGCCGGCGCCAGGCCCTTGCTGACCTCGACCGATTTCAGCAGCGCGGGGTCGATCAGTACGTTTCCGGTGTGGTGAAACGCCGACTTGTTCTGCCGCGCGCCGTCGATGGTGACCGACAGCAGGCTTTCCTCGACGCCGTTGACGAAGACCTTGTTGGCAATCGCCGCCCCGCCGCTGGTGGTGACAGAGGTTTCCCCGTCGAACACATCGCGGATGGATTGCGGATTGCGCTGTTCGATCTCTTCTTCCGAGATCTCGTCATTGCCCAGAAGCGCTTGCGCTTCCGGCGAGCCGATGCGGATCGTCCCGAGGAAAGTGGCGTCGTCGCCGTCCTGCGCATAGGCGGCAGGCACGGGCAGAAAAGCGGTCGTGATCAGCAGGAGGCTGAGGCGAGAGAGGTTCATGACTGTGTCCCATTTCAATCGTGTCGAAGCTGGGTACGTGCGGTCATGCTTCCCTGGCGGTTCTGCCGTGACGTTTAAGGCGCTGCGAAGAAAGCGCAAGGTCCCTGCGGTGCCAAGCACGGGCCGGTCTGGCATTTTTGCATCAATGTCGCCTGGGAGCGCGAGACGAAAAGATCTCGGCGTGGCGTGCCACGCCGCATCTGTCGCATTTCAGTCGGATCGGTTGCCGGTCACAGCCAGAAAGCCCAGAAGTTCGCGGGCGGGAACAGGCTTGGGAATGAACGTCCAGCCTTCGGTCGCGCATTCGCTTCTCAACCAGGGCGCGCGGTTGGCGGAGATCACGCAGGTCGGGCAGGGGCCGTAGCGCGCATGGAGGGCGCGCGCCGTGTCGAGCCCGTTTTCCATGTTCCCCAGCTGATAGTCCATGATGATGGCGTCAGGAATGATGTCCACTTCGTCGAGAAGCGCGCTCGCCTGGGCCAGATTTGCGGCGTCCAGGGCGCTGACACCCCAGCGTTCGAGCAGCGCGACCAGAGCGTTGCGTATTCCGTCATCGTCGTCGACGATCAGAACCAGCAGGCTTGGCGGCAGGCTTGCCACGGGAAGTTCCGGAAGCCCCTGCGCGGCGGCGTGTGCCTGGGTCTGCTGCGCCGCGCCGCGCAGCGTCACGATGAACCCGCTGCCCCGGTCCGGTTGCGAGCGCAGGCTGATCCTGTGTCCCAGGCGCGCGCACGCCCTTTCCACGATCGCGAGACCGAGCCCCATGCCCTCGGCGGCGGACGCGCGGCGGTTCAATCTTCTGAATTCCTCGAAGATCACGCCGCGATCCTCTTCGCGGATGCCGATGCCGGTGTCCCAGATATCGATCCTGACGGAGTCACCCCTGCGACGCGCCCCGACGAGCACCCCGCCCTCGGTCGTGTACCGGATGGCGTTGGAGATCAGGTTTTGAAGGATGCGGTGCAGGTAGGAGGGATCGCTCATGACACGCAGGCGGCTTGGCCGGATGCGCAGGTCCAGCCCCTTGGCGGCGGCAACCGGGGCAAAGGCGTGGGACAGCGGCGTCAGGATCTCGTCAAGGGCCACCTCGACCGGGGTGAAACGGACTTCCTCGGTGTCGAGGCGGGAGATGTCGAGCAGGGCCTCGATGATTGCCTCGACGCTGGTGAGGGCCTCGGCGGCCTTTCGGATCGACTCGGGGTGCGTGCCGTCTTCGGCCGCGGACAGGTAGAGCTTGGAGGCGGAGAGCGGTTGCAAGAGGTCATGGCTGGCAGCCGCAACGAAGCGCGACTTTGCAGCGTTCGAGCGTTCTGCCTGCAGCAAGGCCGCTTGCAATTCTTCGGTTCTGGCGGCGACCCGGGCTTCGAGCTCTTCATTTACGCGCGCCAGGTCGCGGGCGTTGCGCCGTTCGGCGGTCACGTCGGTGAACGAGACGATGAAGCCGTCGTCGGGAAGCCGTTGGGAAAACGTGTCGAGGATTCGGCCGGTCGCGGTTTGGGTGAGTTCGAACGAGATCGGCGAACGGGGTGTCGAGCCACGGACCCATAGCGCCAGCCGCCGTTCCTCTTCGCGGTTGGCCATGTGGAAGTTCTGCGAGAGATGCTCGGCCATGTGAGCGAAGGGCATTCCGAGGACAAAGGCGTGCGGCGACAAGGCTGTCAGGGTCTTGAGGCGGCTGTTCCATCCCGCGAGTTGCGCCTTGGCGTCGAAAATCGCCACCCCCTGGTCGAGATGGTCCAGCGTTGCCCGGATCATGCGGCTTTGACTGTCCAGAAGGCGCTCGCGCTGTTCGCGCTCGGTGCGCATCAGGTCGGTCACATCGGTCTGGACGATCGCCGTCCCCGAGTTGGCGGTGCGATGCTCCGAGATCTGCAGCCAGCGATCATCCTTGAGGCCGAGGTTGAAGATCATGTGGTCCTGACGGTGCCGGTCGAGCCGGCCGTTCGCCCAATCTCCGCTGTCTGTATCGGGCGGCAAATGCAAAGCGCGGCTCTGGCTGACGATTTCGACATATTCGTCAAAGCGGAGGCCGGGCTTCAGCCTTGCGCGCACATCCGGCATCTGCCAGCAGAAGCGCCGATTGAACAGCAAGAGCACGTCTTCTTCGTTGAAGAGTGCAAAGCCTTCCTGCACCGCTTCGATGGCATCCGAGAGGTCGCGGCGGGCGGCCTCGACCTCGTTGTTCGCAGCGGACAGCCGTTCATTGGATTCATTCAGAAGATCAAGAGCACGCTCCAGTTCCTGAGTGCGGGAGCGGACCTGATCCTCGAGCACCACGGCACGTTCGAACTGGGCATATGCCGCACCGTCCCGATCGGCGTGGCTCTCGACGCGGCGCATGAGCACGGCGCTGATGGCGCGCAGGCGTTCGAACTGAACTTCGAGCGGTTCGCGCGGATCGACGAGATTGTCGTACATCGTCAGTCGTCCTCGGGCGCGTAGATCGCAACGCCGGTCATGGTGAGGTTGACATGCATGGCGCCGAACTGTTCGCCGTAGGTGGAAAAGCCGACGACGCGGTTGCGCCGGAGAACCTTCGAAACGGCAAGGCTGCGCTGTTTCTGGTGGGCTTCGATCCGGCGCAGGATGCAATCGCAGGCCAGAATGCTGTCCAGCCGGCCCCCGTGGTTCAGGGTTTCGAAGTCTTCGGCGAGGGTCTGCGCGATCTCGCGCGGTTCGGCCAGGGTCAGGACAACGCCTTCGTCTATTGCGGAAAAGAAGATCAGGTCGTCGCCGTCGACCCGCTGGATGGACCGCACGTGATACCGGCCGCCGATGCGCACGACGAGCGGATGGGCTGCAAAGGTGAACGGGTCGAGCTGGGTCTGATCCTTGCCGAGGATGCGCGCGTATTCCCGCGCGGCGGGGGCGGCGTTGATCTCTTGCACGCGGCGCGCGGCGGCGTTGGCACGGGTGACGACCATGCGTTGATCGGCGGGGTCGAGGTGATTGAAGCTGAACACCTTGATGGGGCAGCGGGTCCGCAAGAAGGTCAGCAGTGCGGCGTTCTTCTGCACCTTTCCATCGCAGTAGAGCAGGCTTTGCCTGAACCGCGTGCCATCCCCGGCGGAGCCTCCGAACAGCGGTACAGGTCCGAGCCCACGGGCCAGCACGTTCATCAGCGCGTCCTCGCGCAGGGATGTGCCGTCGACCAGAAGAAATGCGAATTCGTTCTCGAAATCGGAACTGTCTTTTTCCAGGTCCCGGCGGGTCCGAATCATGTGCTCGATCAGGGCTGTGGGTGCGATCTCGTCGAGGTTCTCGATGGTAACGACACTGGCCTCGAAATGGCTTTGCGGCAGGCCGATTCCGACGATGCCGTCCTCGACATAGCCGCCGGCGATTTCGCCGGCGGTGGTGCACCCCAGGACCTGCGTGCCCGCAAACAGAAGGTTTGCTTCATCCATCACGGCGGAAAAATCCGCGCGGGGCGAGACGAACAGGATGGCAAGCGCGAGATCGTCACCAAGGTTATGCAAAAGCTGCGTGACCGCGTCGGGCGCATCGGATGCGACATGGGCGGACCGCATCAGCGAATCGCCCTGCCGGGCTGCCCGAGACAGCGCCTGCGATGCCGCTTCAGATGAGCCAGGCCGCGCCCGAACCGCTTCGAGCGCACCTTCCTCCCCATGAGCGGACGACCTCCCGTTCTTTTCGTCCATCTCTTGCCTAGTCTTGCTTGTGGCCCCCGCGTCAGGGCTGGTCAATTACGTCACGAGGCAGACAGGTTGTCAAACTTCGCGGTCTGCGCGATCAGAACGGCCTGCGTGCGGTTTTGAACCCCCAGCTTGCGCATCATCACGGTGACATGGGCCTTGACCGTCGCTTCGCTGATCGAAAGATCGAAGGCGATCTGCTTGTTCAGCTTGCCCTGGCAGATAAGCCTCAGGATACGGGCTTGCTGCTCGGTCAGGTTTTGCAATCGTTCCAACGGCGTAGGCTCGTCGCCGGGACATTTGGAGACATTGACGATGAAGCCCTCGGGCAGGAATGTCCGGCCTTCCGAGATCGTCCGCAGGGCCGCCTGGAACACCGCGCGTTGACTGTGCTTGGGCACATAGCCGGCCGCGCCGACCTCGATGGCCGCGCCGATGATCTTGCTGTCGGTGATGGACGACACGATCAGGATATCGGCCTCACCTGCCGCGTTTCTGACCCGCAAGAGGCTGTCCAGCCCGTCGGAATCGGGCAGGTTGAGATCCAGCAGGATGACATCGGGCCGTGCGCCGGACTCCAGGGCGGCAAGGCAGTCGGCGATGCTGTGGGCGGTCCGAACGCTGTGGATGTCGGCCACAAGCTGAAGTGTCAGCATGAGTGCATCGCAGAACAGAGGGTGATCCTCGACGATTAGGGCCGAGGAAATGGTCCTGGGGTCTTTGACAGGGCGATCCGCGCCGGTGGCGGCCTGGTTTTCGAGTTGTGTCATGCCAAGGCACCCCCGCAGCGTCCAAAAGCCTGATCGCGACACCTGTCCGCGCCGCCGGAGAGCGCGCGGGTCACGAGCATGTCGAGGCCGAAACCGCCAGCGGGCGGGCTTCTGTCGTGGGGTGGGCCATGTCTTGCCATTCATCGACCCCGCCGGGATACCAATAGATCCGAGTGTACCCCATTCCCGCGGCGTGCTGAACCGCATTCCAGCTCATCCAGCAGTCGTTTCGGCAGAAGATCACGATGGGATGATCCGTGTTCCCGCCGGTGCAGCGGGCAAGGGAGCGGCGCAGGTAGGCGGCCATTGCGGGCGACAGCCGTCCATGGCCGGTTTCCGGCAGCCAGACCGCATCGGCGAGCGTT belongs to Roseovarius sp. THAF27 and includes:
- a CDS encoding FIST N-terminal domain-containing protein, whose translation is MTSPDAGATSKTRQEMDEKNGRSSAHGEEGALEAVRARPGSSEAASQALSRAARQGDSLMRSAHVASDAPDAVTQLLHNLGDDLALAILFVSPRADFSAVMDEANLLFAGTQVLGCTTAGEIAGGYVEDGIVGIGLPQSHFEASVVTIENLDEIAPTALIEHMIRTRRDLEKDSSDFENEFAFLLVDGTSLREDALMNVLARGLGPVPLFGGSAGDGTRFRQSLLYCDGKVQKNAALLTFLRTRCPIKVFSFNHLDPADQRMVVTRANAAARRVQEINAAPAAREYARILGKDQTQLDPFTFAAHPLVVRIGGRYHVRSIQRVDGDDLIFFSAIDEGVVLTLAEPREIAQTLAEDFETLNHGGRLDSILACDCILRRIEAHQKQRSLAVSKVLRRNRVVGFSTYGEQFGAMHVNLTMTGVAIYAPEDD
- a CDS encoding PAS-domain containing protein; this translates as MYDNLVDPREPLEVQFERLRAISAVLMRRVESHADRDGAAYAQFERAVVLEDQVRSRTQELERALDLLNESNERLSAANNEVEAARRDLSDAIEAVQEGFALFNEEDVLLLFNRRFCWQMPDVRARLKPGLRFDEYVEIVSQSRALHLPPDTDSGDWANGRLDRHRQDHMIFNLGLKDDRWLQISEHRTANSGTAIVQTDVTDLMRTEREQRERLLDSQSRMIRATLDHLDQGVAIFDAKAQLAGWNSRLKTLTALSPHAFVLGMPFAHMAEHLSQNFHMANREEERRLALWVRGSTPRSPISFELTQTATGRILDTFSQRLPDDGFIVSFTDVTAERRNARDLARVNEELEARVAARTEELQAALLQAERSNAAKSRFVAAASHDLLQPLSASKLYLSAAEDGTHPESIRKAAEALTSVEAIIEALLDISRLDTEEVRFTPVEVALDEILTPLSHAFAPVAAAKGLDLRIRPSRLRVMSDPSYLHRILQNLISNAIRYTTEGGVLVGARRRGDSVRIDIWDTGIGIREEDRGVIFEEFRRLNRRASAAEGMGLGLAIVERACARLGHRISLRSQPDRGSGFIVTLRGAAQQTQAHAAAQGLPELPVASLPPSLLVLIVDDDDGIRNALVALLERWGVSALDAANLAQASALLDEVDIIPDAIIMDYQLGNMENGLDTARALHARYGPCPTCVISANRAPWLRSECATEGWTFIPKPVPARELLGFLAVTGNRSD
- a CDS encoding rhodanese-like domain-containing protein, which gives rise to MRISKTIGTLLIPILMAGPATAEPLFDPVTGLRIAAYRAPVPEKVPGGETVGTSEVVALAKKGALLVDVRAAPGHRIDDDGRWIVAERHETLADAVWLPETGHGRLSPAMAAYLRRSLARCTGGNTDHPIVIFCRNDCWMSWNAVQHAAGMGYTRIYWYPGGVDEWQDMAHPTTEARPLAVSASTCS
- a CDS encoding response regulator transcription factor, which produces MTQLENQAATGADRPVKDPRTISSALIVEDHPLFCDALMLTLQLVADIHSVRTAHSIADCLAALESGARPDVILLDLNLPDSDGLDSLLRVRNAAGEADILIVSSITDSKIIGAAIEVGAAGYVPKHSQRAVFQAALRTISEGRTFLPEGFIVNVSKCPGDEPTPLERLQNLTEQQARILRLICQGKLNKQIAFDLSISEATVKAHVTVMMRKLGVQNRTQAVLIAQTAKFDNLSAS